The nucleotide window CAAGTAAGCGGATACGGCAAAGCACTTTCGCCTTCGCCAATTATTACCGCGGCGAAGGCGAGAACTCGCTTAGCGTTTCAAGCTGTGCGTCTGGAAACGTGAACAGAGGCGGCGAACATGGTATTAGGGCATCGTACGAAAGTATCGCTCAATGGCCATACCCAATTGGCGACCTACCGTCATATAGCCTGTTTGCGTACTATGGGGCGTGTTCCAGGCCGTTTCAAGCGTAACAGCCACGACGTGATCGGCCGTGTTCTTGGTGACCCAATTCTTGCTAATCTTGGTCCAGTTCTTGTCATAGCTTGCCCCTGATTCGCGTCTTTCTCCTTTGAATGCCAAGGGGCCCGTGATTTCCAACTGCGATGTCGCGAGGAAGTGGTCGAGGTTGCGATTTCCTTCTTCCGAAAGGTAGTCGGTTGTGGTGGTGTAGTAGTATGGCCATTTGGCCCCTGCGTCGGGGTTGTGCAGATCAACAAACAAGTCGAATGTTCCGTCTTGGTCTTGCTTAAGAATCTGCTGCTGAGCCACTTTCACACTGTTCCAGTGAGGCTGCTCGCTCCAGTCCCGGTTGTGATCTTGCGGGGTTTGATTCTTCCCCCCTGCTCCGATTGCCACGTTGTCGATATCCATCACCGGCACGATCGTGATGAGCGACTTCTGCCGCAGCGCGCTCGCACGCGGATCGTCACTGAGTAACCACTGCACCAGACCTTGGCAGACCCAACTAGAGCCTGATTCCCAGGCATGTTGCCGCGCTTGAATCCAAATCCCTTTCCGCAGCTCGTCTGACACACCTTCGGCGTGGATTCGTAAAGCAGGAACTGTCCGGCCCGCGCGTGTTTGGCACAGTTCAATAGCCTCGACGTGAGGGCCGTTCTTGGCGGAATCGCTTACGAGTCTCTGGGCATCTTCCACCCGAAATGGCGGTCCCCACGCGAACCAGCAAGTCGTTTCGTCCACTTGCTGCTGATAAACAATCCGTTTCCTGTTGCGTTTGCCTGCGGACGTTTGCTGCCAGATGATGTTGTCGGTGCTAAACGCGGCCTGAGTGGGTGTTGCCCAGGGGGCAGTGCCCACATCTAACGTGATTGTTTCGCCAGGTTCGATGCCGGTGACCTGAAAGTACCACCAACACTCCCAGCCCCGCTTGGGGTTTGCCTCTGGCTCGATACGAATGAGTCGCTTCTGTTGATCGACCTCGATTACTTTTGCTGAGCCACCCGAGAAGTCGCTATCGACTTTGAGTTCCCCGGCCAGTAGCATGCTGACCGGACCAAGCAGGATTAGCAAAACAGTTTCGAGACAACGCATTGGGCAGGCTCCTACCAGGACAGGAGTGATAAGCAAGAATCGCTTATCGTAGCACGCATTGTGGTCAGCTTGAAACGAAAAGAGGATTACTCCGACGTTCGATCAGCGACATATGCGTCCAGCCAGTCAATGACTTTCTCGCCAGCGTCCCACGGCAGTGCGTGCCCTTGTCCGTGATTCAGGAGCCCGAGTTGTACCGGCTCTGGGTAATAAGCACGCCACACCTCTTGCCCCACGTGTAGTGCGGGCCAGCTTCGCTCGCCATCGGCGCAACCGCGGCCCGTTTCACCACCGAGAATGAGAAACGGTCGACCGGCGATCAATGAAACGAGCTCGGCATGCTTGCGTGGGAAGCCTTCTTGCTTCACGTCACTTCCCAGATACCACACGGCGTCCCAGTTGCTGAAACCGATCTCGATCCCCCCCTCACTGGCAACCGCCGCGCAGATGCGATCGTCCATCGCTGCCAGATACAACGCTTCTTTCGCCCCGAGCGAGTGCCCGTAGGTTCCGATACGCTGGGGATCGACCGCATCGAGGGAAAGGAGCACATCGACCGCTCGCATCCCATCGGCCAGCATCACGGCCATTCCCTTGCTACCGGGATGATTCTTCAGAGCCGCTGTGGTTGAAGCCTTGTAGTTGTTCTGTTCCCACAGATAGTTCTCTGGGCAGATGACCAGAAAACCGTGCTCGGCGAGTCGCAAGCCCATGTGCCGCGCTGGCTCGGCGTCGAGGCCCACCAACTTGTCAAATGTCCCCGTACTCGTTCCGTGAAACGCAACGATTGCCGGTAGCTTTGCGTCGGCAGGGTCGTGAGGAATCAACAGATAGGCTCGGACCATCCGTCCCGGTTCGGCCTGATAGCGAACCAACCGCCGGGTGCAGTGCTCCAGGCGTTCTTGCTTAATTGTTTCCATCTGCAAAGGAAGTTCCGGAAACGAGTACGCGCCCAGAAACGTCTTCCACTGATCGCGAAGCCGGCTGCGTTCCTGTTGCCAGGCTTCGAGGCCAACCATCGCAGGACGCCCTGCTTGACCGCTCGTGGATAACTCTTTCGGAGGCGTATTCACCTCGGCCAGCCAGGTTACGTCTTGCGCGGCGAGAGAGGAGATCGTAAGCGCGCAGAAGAACAGCGAAACGAAGCAGCGAATCATGGCAGGTTCTCTAGGGGAAAGTAGTGGCGGGCAGGTTATCGTTTCATTTTCCCTTTTTTCGTGCCTGAGTCCAGCGGCCAAAATTCGCTTGGAACATGTGATTTGGCCATGATCGTCTCTACTTGCTGCACGATCTGGGGGTGCCGACTAGCCAAGTCATCTGTTTCGGTAGGGTCGCTGGTCAGATCGAATAACTGGATCGGCGACTGGGTCCCTTCGCGATACCCCTTCCATTTGCCAATCCGCACGGCTTGTTGCGACCGCACTGGAAACTCCCAGTACAGATGCGGGTGCCCCGGTTGCGAATCTCCCTTGAGTGTCGGCAGCACTGAGATCCCATCGAGGTGCGAAGGAGCATCGATGCCTGCCAGGTCGCACGCGGTCGGAAAGACGTCGCGCATGCCCCACACGAAATCACTGGCTTGGCCTGCCGGAACCACGCCGGGCCAACGAACGGCCATCGCTGCGCGAATGCCCCCTTCCTTCAAGCTGCGTTTAGTACCGCTGAAGGGAGCGTTCGACTTCAGGTGCTTCACGAAGGAGCCGTTGGGGCCATTATCCGAGGTGTAGAACACGATCGTGTTGTCGTCGATGTCAAGCTCCTTCAGCAAATCCAGAATCTTGCCCACCGTCATGTCGGCGCGGGTGATCATCGCTGCGTAGTTTTTCACCACTTGTGGCCACTTCTTGTCTTTATAAATCTGATAAGCCGGGTCATCTGCCGGAATCTCGAACTTACCGTGCGGCAATGTGTACGGCAGGTAGAGGAAGAACGGCTTGCTTTGGTTTTCGCGAATGAATCGCAGCGTGTCTTCCTCAAAGAAGTAGTGCGAATAGCGATTGTCGGTTTCCAGCCGCTGCCCATCATTCCACAGCCAGTCGGTGTAGTAGGTATGCGCGTGGACTTGATCGAGATAACCCAGGAAATGATCGAAGCCTTGCTTGTCGGGCGAACCTTCGTAGCCAGGGTTGCCGAGTCCCCATTTGCCGATCCCTCCGGTCACGTAGCCGGCCTGCTGCATTACTTCGGCTACGGTGACATCTTCCTCTTTCAAGAAGACCAACCCACTATCATCGGTCTTATTACGATTGGCTTTGGCCTGGTTGTCGCGTCTTCGACAGTGCCCCGTATGCAGACCGGTCATCAGCACGCAGCGCGTCGGCGCGCAAACGGCCGAACCGCTGTAATGATCGGTGAACCGCATCCCCTCGGCAGCCATACGGTCGAAGACCGGTGTTTGCACATGCTGCGACCCCATCGCCCCAAAGTCGTTGTAGCCAGCATCATCGAGCATGACGTAAATGATGTTGGGCTGCTTGGTGTCGGCAGAGAAGACGCTCGAAACGAAGCAACCTAGAAGAGCGAATGCGAGCAGCGTACGGTGAATCATGGCAGCCGAATCGTTGGAGGAAGGAAGCAGAAGTGCGGACTTAATTCTACCTACTCTCTTATCGAACGGCCGATATCTTACGGGAAATCAGGCCAACCCGGGCAGGAAAACGTCTGTTTCCCGCCGCAATCTCGCATCGGCCCCTTCTTAGGTGGCTGACAACTTGCGGATCATATCGCCAACATGCACGACGCCGGCCTTTACCACCCGGGCATAAATGCCGCGCAGGTGCAATTGTTTGCCGACGGCTGAGTTGACGAACTTCAACGCATCGCTGCCGAACCGCGCAGAAAACTTTTGACAACCGTTGTGGGGGATCTTGGTGATTTCCAACACCACGTCACCAATCGATAGCTGCTGGCCGGTCGGCAGGTTCTCGGCCGACAAATCGAAGTCGACAAAAAGATTGTCCCCGGCTAACGCCCACCGTCCCGAGTCCCCGGCGATCAAATCGATCGTTCGCGAATTCATGATGGCGACCTGCACGTCAGGATGAGGCGAACCGTCCGGCAGCGATTTCCAACAGCCTAATGCCCAGTTATCGCCGTGCACACCTTGTTCCAGGCTCAACTCGCAGTGGGCCAAATGGCTTCGCTCGTCGGTCTTAGGACGAATGACAATCGCTTCCAACGCCCCGTTATCGTGCGGAGATTGTTGGATGTGCGGAAGGCCGTCGTGTAGCTGCTCTAACGTGAGGTGCTCAGCCATAGTTTCGCCGATCAGGTTGGTAAGTGATGAAATGACAACCACCAGGCACGCTAGGTTCACGGCCAAGCCCAACATGTCAACGTCTCTATTTGCCCTTTACCAGTTCAATCGATCCGTCCGGCTTGAGCACGATCACTTGGCCCGACTTTTTTGCTTTGGTCAAAAGCTCGAGCGTTTCGTCGGTGATCTGGTATTTCTGTGGCCCGCCAATGACCTCGCTGGGCATGTGCTTCAGTTTCAATTGCTCGAGAACCGGGGCAACCATTGCTTGGTTCTCGGTAATGGCCAGAGCGACGCCTGCTGTCAGCAAGACCAGCGTAACTCCTAGGGCGGCAAGTTTTTTCATTTTTAATTCCTTTGCAATTTATGGGTGTCGCTTAGTGCACCGAACCAGTTGGGTGATTTCCCTGGGATGTTATAGACTACGATTCTATCGCGTTGGCGTTGCAACTTCGTATTAGAAAAAGTGATTGAAGAAATGCCTCGACCTGAAACGGAGTATTGGCACCAGTTGGACCCGGCAGAAGCCACTTCACGGCTTGAGACCGACCAAGCGTATGGCCTGCAACTCTTGGAAGTGAATCGTCGCCGCACGCGATTCGGTCCGAATGTACTGTCGCAGGCCCAAGGAGAGACCAAGCTTCAGATCTTTTTTCGCCAGTTTCAACAACCGCTGGTTTACATTCTACTGGTCGCCACGGCACTGACGATTGTCCTACATGAATGGGTTGATGCTGGGGTGATTTTTGCGGTGGTGCTGGTGAACTCACTGATTGGTTTTTTTCAGGAAGCCAAAGCACTTCAGGCGATTCAGGCCCTGAGCAAGGTCATGGGCAGTGAAGCCACCGTGATCCGCGGCGGCGAGACGATACGGATCGAAGCATCTGACTTGGTCCCAGGCGACTTGGTCAAGCTTCAGTCCGGCGATCGTGTGCCAGCCGACTTGCGCCTTTTGCAAACGCGAGATCTACAGATCGACGAGTCGGCATTGACCGGTGAATCGGTCCCGGTCGAAAAGTCATCGCAGAAGTTAGACGAAAAGATACCCCTGGCCGAACGCATCAACCTGGCGTTTTCGTCGACGCTGGTGACCTACGGCGTGGGAACCGGCGTGGTTACGGCAACCGGCGATCGGACCGAGATCGGGCATATCAATAAGCTGATCGCATCGGCCGACGTGTTAGAGACGCCCCTGGTGCGTCGGATTAACGAATTAAGCCACACGTTGTTGAAGGTCATTCTCGTTCTGGCAGGGCTCGTTGCTCTGGCGATTTTGTTGCGGGGCGAACCGCCGGTCGAGGTCCTGCTCTCGGCGGTCGCGCTGGCCGTCGGCGCAATTCCGGAAGGGCTGCCGGCAGTGGTCACGGCCACATTGGCGTTAGGAGTTTCGCGACTGGCCAGACGCCGTGCGATTGTTCGCAAGCTGCCAGCCGTCGAAACCCTCGGCAGTACGACGGTAATCTGTTCCGACAAAACAGGAACACTCACGCAAAATCAGATGACCGTACGTCAGGTTTCTACGATTGAACGGCAGTTTAATGTCACCGGATCAGGTTACGACACCGAAGGCCAGGTTACGACCTTAGATAATTCTGCCGAGAACGCATCTGACGACGTCTTAACTGACCTGCTGCGATCTGGGTTGCTTTGCAACGACACCCATATAACGCGTGGCGACGACCAGTCGTGGCGCGTCGAAGGCGATCCCACCGAAGCGGCTCTCTTGGTTTCAGCCGCGAAAGCCGGATTGAAGCGGGACGAGCTTCAACGCGATTGGCAGCGTCTGGATACGATTCCGTTCGAGTCGCAATATCAGTACATGGCATCCCTGCATCAAAGTCCCGGCGGAGACAATGTCATCTACATCAAAGGCTCCGTCGAGCGGCTCATGATACGCTGCGATCAGTTAGCCACCGGTCAGCCGCTGGAGGCCTCGGTCGTCGAGAAGCAGGTTGCCGAGATGGCCTCGCAAGGGATGCGAGTTTTGGCGTTCGCCAAGAAGACCGTCTCGCGCGAGCAATCAACCATCGAACACGACGACCTGACCCAGGGGCTGCAATTGCTGGGCCTGCAAGGAATGATCGACCCGCCTCGTCCAGAAGCGATCAGTGCGGTTGCCGCATGCCAGTCGGCCGGTATCAAGGTGAAGATGATCACCGGCGATCACATCGGCACGGCCACCGCCATTGCGGGGCAGCTCGGCATTCACGGTCACACCGACGACGGCGGCGATTTGATCGGCAAGACAGGCATGCAACTCGGGGAAACCTCGGATCGCGACTTGATCGAGATGGTCGAAGAGGTCGCCGTATTCGCCCGGGTGTCTCCTTCCCAGAAGCTTCGCCTGGTAGAAGCCCTGCAATCGACCGGAAACATCGTGGCCATGACCGGCGACGGGGTCAACGACGCCCCGGCCCTGCGTCAAGCGAACATCGGTGTGGCGATGGGCATGGCCGGAACCGAGGTCACTAAAGAGGCGGCCGACATGATACTGACCGACGACAACTTTGCAAGCATC belongs to Bremerella alba and includes:
- a CDS encoding M14-type cytosolic carboxypeptidase, whose translation is MRCLETVLLILLGPVSMLLAGELKVDSDFSGGSAKVIEVDQQKRLIRIEPEANPKRGWECWWYFQVTGIEPGETITLDVGTAPWATPTQAAFSTDNIIWQQTSAGKRNRKRIVYQQQVDETTCWFAWGPPFRVEDAQRLVSDSAKNGPHVEAIELCQTRAGRTVPALRIHAEGVSDELRKGIWIQARQHAWESGSSWVCQGLVQWLLSDDPRASALRQKSLITIVPVMDIDNVAIGAGGKNQTPQDHNRDWSEQPHWNSVKVAQQQILKQDQDGTFDLFVDLHNPDAGAKWPYYYTTTTDYLSEEGNRNLDHFLATSQLEITGPLAFKGERRESGASYDKNWTKISKNWVTKNTADHVVAVTLETAWNTPHSTQTGYMTVGRQLGMAIERYFRTMP
- a CDS encoding alpha/beta hydrolase family protein, whose product is MIRCFVSLFFCALTISSLAAQDVTWLAEVNTPPKELSTSGQAGRPAMVGLEAWQQERSRLRDQWKTFLGAYSFPELPLQMETIKQERLEHCTRRLVRYQAEPGRMVRAYLLIPHDPADAKLPAIVAFHGTSTGTFDKLVGLDAEPARHMGLRLAEHGFLVICPENYLWEQNNYKASTTAALKNHPGSKGMAVMLADGMRAVDVLLSLDAVDPQRIGTYGHSLGAKEALYLAAMDDRICAAVASEGGIEIGFSNWDAVWYLGSDVKQEGFPRKHAELVSLIAGRPFLILGGETGRGCADGERSWPALHVGQEVWRAYYPEPVQLGLLNHGQGHALPWDAGEKVIDWLDAYVADRTSE
- a CDS encoding arylsulfatase → MIHRTLLAFALLGCFVSSVFSADTKQPNIIYVMLDDAGYNDFGAMGSQHVQTPVFDRMAAEGMRFTDHYSGSAVCAPTRCVLMTGLHTGHCRRRDNQAKANRNKTDDSGLVFLKEEDVTVAEVMQQAGYVTGGIGKWGLGNPGYEGSPDKQGFDHFLGYLDQVHAHTYYTDWLWNDGQRLETDNRYSHYFFEEDTLRFIRENQSKPFFLYLPYTLPHGKFEIPADDPAYQIYKDKKWPQVVKNYAAMITRADMTVGKILDLLKELDIDDNTIVFYTSDNGPNGSFVKHLKSNAPFSGTKRSLKEGGIRAAMAVRWPGVVPAGQASDFVWGMRDVFPTACDLAGIDAPSHLDGISVLPTLKGDSQPGHPHLYWEFPVRSQQAVRIGKWKGYREGTQSPIQLFDLTSDPTETDDLASRHPQIVQQVETIMAKSHVPSEFWPLDSGTKKGKMKR
- a CDS encoding MOSC domain-containing protein; the encoded protein is MLGLAVNLACLVVVISSLTNLIGETMAEHLTLEQLHDGLPHIQQSPHDNGALEAIVIRPKTDERSHLAHCELSLEQGVHGDNWALGCWKSLPDGSPHPDVQVAIMNSRTIDLIAGDSGRWALAGDNLFVDFDLSAENLPTGQQLSIGDVVLEITKIPHNGCQKFSARFGSDALKFVNSAVGKQLHLRGIYARVVKAGVVHVGDMIRKLSAT
- a CDS encoding cation-translocating P-type ATPase, which encodes MPRPETEYWHQLDPAEATSRLETDQAYGLQLLEVNRRRTRFGPNVLSQAQGETKLQIFFRQFQQPLVYILLVATALTIVLHEWVDAGVIFAVVLVNSLIGFFQEAKALQAIQALSKVMGSEATVIRGGETIRIEASDLVPGDLVKLQSGDRVPADLRLLQTRDLQIDESALTGESVPVEKSSQKLDEKIPLAERINLAFSSTLVTYGVGTGVVTATGDRTEIGHINKLIASADVLETPLVRRINELSHTLLKVILVLAGLVALAILLRGEPPVEVLLSAVALAVGAIPEGLPAVVTATLALGVSRLARRRAIVRKLPAVETLGSTTVICSDKTGTLTQNQMTVRQVSTIERQFNVTGSGYDTEGQVTTLDNSAENASDDVLTDLLRSGLLCNDTHITRGDDQSWRVEGDPTEAALLVSAAKAGLKRDELQRDWQRLDTIPFESQYQYMASLHQSPGGDNVIYIKGSVERLMIRCDQLATGQPLEASVVEKQVAEMASQGMRVLAFAKKTVSREQSTIEHDDLTQGLQLLGLQGMIDPPRPEAISAVAACQSAGIKVKMITGDHIGTATAIAGQLGIHGHTDDGGDLIGKTGMQLGETSDRDLIEMVEEVAVFARVSPSQKLRLVEALQSTGNIVAMTGDGVNDAPALRQANIGVAMGMAGTEVTKEAADMILTDDNFASIEAAVEEGRGIYDNLMKFIAWTLPTNLGEAGIILVAAFLGFQLPITPLQILWINMSTAILLGAMLAFEPKEPQIMSRPPREADEPILSPVLMWRTLWVGALLVVATYAVFAFKKSLGVELESARTAAVNVIVLGQVFYLFSCRSLRLSVFRVGLFSNPLIWIGVAVMIGLQLMLTYVPFLNMVFETQPTSWRPWALAIGSGTLLFILAEIDKWRVNRR